One Glycine max cultivar Williams 82 chromosome 4, Glycine_max_v4.0, whole genome shotgun sequence DNA segment encodes these proteins:
- the LOC100792159 gene encoding uncharacterized protein isoform X8 — MEATAAVATAAAVRGASLQMPPPSRKEWRAVAEHHHSARNPDDEELDNAKLGQSDERTIYEVQQGREPLDVDFCSITVDGALDNDILQQQLHNVVRQRQELLQMEIELKAQMIARTEIMEMRNTFDAQLKDHEQLCEREQTIHELERKIEEKDRELHSIKLDNEAAWAKQDLLREQNKELATFRMERDHSEAERAQHIKQIHDQQEHIQEKDRQLNELQEQHRVAQETIMFKDEQFREAQAWIARVREMDVFQSTTNQTLQAELRERTEQYNQLWMGFQRQFAEMERVHLHAIQQLQLELADARERSGTFNDDSRMSQINSKNNVTQFGQENGSQFDLNGSNASGGNNGLLPSESTANDGPFVSTGNASIQTEHVAGVPIAPSSLIVPPSYLPHSQVTALHPFVMHQQGVPNSVASHVPQSHVGHFHPVPSMSPVQQWQNHQSVSEGSQVPVQEHSSPSQTDQHLMRSDAKFSYEMSVNGKTLHRDYLDAHIQQGEEAQTMIFSATSETQVSQSVDKGQLVASHQDQSMQQISSQFSDALQLNSFEPNGEIKEQNSVTLSNNGPDDQVLLAEQASSAAIASSVTSHSVNHNEMIQNNSTDSVLSEVFTSSALTASTIAKTSEITLLDGKSLLACIVRTIPAGGRIRISSTLPNRLGKMLAPLHWHDYKRKYGKLDDFVASHPELFLIEGDYIQLREGAQKMVAATAAVAKVAAAAAAASTPYSSYMSTVAVTPMAQSHRMKKAPSNLGDDPLKMSVMQRQQTNGALSVAGGLSNVKILSKSKVSREMDGPESRVVQSSVQLPVGNGGSIDKSSMSSAQISGSANGRLVSSFASKQQTRATGAVYPSQR, encoded by the exons ATGGAGGCCACGGCTGCCGTTGCCACTGCCGCCGCCGTGCGCGGTGCCTCGCTCCAGATGCCGCCTCCTTCGCGCAAAGAGTGGCGCGCTGTCGCCGAGCACCATCATTCTGCCCGAAACCCCGACGACGAG GAGTTAGACAATGCCAAACTAGGGCAATCAGACGAGAGAACCATATATGAG GTGCAGCAAGGAAGAGagcctcttgatgttgatttttgttcaataaCAGTGGATGGAGCTCTAGACAATGATATTTTGCAGCAACAGCTACATAATGTTGTTAGACAAAGACAAGAACTACTGCAAATGGAGATTGAACTAAAGGCTCAAATGATTGCTAGAACTGAGATAATGGAAATGCGAAACACCTTTGATGCTCAACTCAAGGACCAT GAGCAACTTTGTGAAAGGGAGCAGACAATTCATGAGCTTGAAaggaaaatagaagagaaagaCAGAGAGCTGCATTCTATTAAATTAGACAATGAAGCA GCATGGGCAAAACAAGACCTTCTCCGTGAGCAAAACAAAGAACTTGCAACATTCAG AATGGAGCGCGATCATTCAGAAGCTGAAAGAGCTCAGCATATAAAACAAATACACGATCAGCAAGAAcatattcaagaaaaagataggCAACTTAATGAGTTGCAGGAACAA CATAGGGTTGCTCAGGAGACCATTATGTTTAAAGATGAGCAGTTCAGAGAAGCCCAAGCATGGATAGCTCGTGTTCGTGAGATGGATGTTTTTCAATCAACAACAAATCAAACATTACAAGCTGAATTGAGAGAGCGCACAGAGCAATATAATCAGCTCTGGATGGGTTTTCAGAGACAG TTTGCAGAAATGGAAAGAGTTCATTTGCATGCTATTCAGCAACTACAGCTTGAACTGGCTGATGCAAGAGAGCGGAGTGGAACTTTCAATGATGATTCAAGAATGTcccaaattaattcaaaaaataatgtaaCTCAGTTTGGACAGGAAAATGGAAGCCAATTTGACTTGAATGGAAGCAATGCTTCGGGTGGAAATAATGGTCTCCTTCCAAGTGAAAGCACTGCTAATGATGGACCATTTGTATCTACAGGCAATGCATCAATCCAG ACTGAACATGTTGCTGGTGTTCCTATTGCTCCATCATCTCTAATTGTCCCACCTTCATACCTCCCACACAGCCAAGTAACTGCATTGCATCCATTTGTTATGCATCAACAAGGAGTTCCCAATTCAGTTGCATCACATGTTCCTCAATCACATGTTGGGCATTTTCACCCAGTGCCGTCAATGTCACCTGTGCAGCAGTGGCAAAATCATCAG TCTGTGTCAGAGGGTTCACAGGTACCTGTACAGGAACATTCTTCACCATCTCAAACTGATCAACATTTGATGAGATCAGATGCTAAGTTTAGCTATGAAATGTCTGTTAATGGGAAAACTCTTCATAGAGACTATCTGGATGCTCACATCCAGCAAGGTGAGGAGGCACAAACCATGATTTTTTCAGCTACCAGTGAAACACAG GTTTCTCAGTCAGTGGATAAGGGTCAACTTGTTGCTTCCCATCAAGATCAAAGCATgcaacaaatttcttcacagTTCTCTGATGCTTTACAATTGAACTCTTTTGAACCAAATGGTGAAATCAAG GAGCAGAATTCTGTGACATTATCTAATAATGGACCTGACGACCAAGTTTTATTGGCTGAGCAAGCGAGTTCTGCTGCAATTGCATCATCTGTCACAAGCCATTCAGTTAATCATAATGAAATGATTCAGAACAATTCTACTGATTCTGTTTTGTCTGAAGTGTTCACCTCTTCTGCGTTGACAGCTTCAACAATTGCAAAGACATCAGAGATTACTCTCCTCGATGGAAAATCATTATTAGCTTGTATTGTTCGCACTATTCCAGCTGGTGGCCGAATTCGAATTAGTTCAACG CTCCCTAATAGGCTGGGCAAGATGCTTGCACCTCTACATTGGCACGATTACAAAAGGAAGTATGGGAAGCTGGATGATTTTGTGGCTAGCCATCCTGAA TTATTCTTGATTGAGGGTGACTATATTCAGCTCCGTGAAGGTGCACAGAAAATGGTTGCTGCAACTGCAGCAGTTGCCAaagttgctgctgctgctgctgctgcatcAACTCCTTATTCTTCATACATGTCCACTGTGGCTGTTACACCAATGGCTCAATCTCATCGCATGAAAAAGGCTCCTTCAAATCTGGGGGATGATCCTTTAAAAATGTCAGTTATGCAGCGTCAGCAAACTAATGGTGCACTCAGTGTTGCTGGTGGTCTTTCAAATGTCAAAATTTTGAGTAAATCTAAGGTTTCTCGGGAAATGGACGGCCCTGAAAGTAGGGTTGTGCAGTCTTCTGTACAATTACCTGTTGGCAATGGTGGAAGCATTGACAAATCAAGTATGAGCAGTGCCCAAATCTCAGGCTCAGCAAATGGAAGGCTAGTCTCAAGCTTTGCTTCTAAACAGCAGACCAG GGCAACTGGTGCTGTGTACCCTTCTCAAAGATA
- the LOC100792159 gene encoding uncharacterized protein isoform X10, with protein sequence MEATAAVATAAAVRGASLQMPPPSRKEWRAVAEHHHSARNPDDEELDNAKLGQSDERTIYEVQQGREPLDVDFCSITVDGALDNDILQQQLHNVVRQRQELLQMEIELKAQMIARTEIMEMRNTFDAQLKDHEQLCEREQTIHELERKIEEKDRELHSIKLDNEAAWAKQDLLREQNKELATFRMERDHSEAERAQHIKQIHDQQEHIQEKDRQLNELQEQHRVAQETIMFKDEQFREAQAWIARVREMDVFQSTTNQTLQAELRERTEQYNQLWMGFQRQFAEMERVHLHAIQQLQLELADARERSGTFNDDSRMSQINSKNNVTQFGQENGSQFDLNGSNASGGNNGLLPSESTANDGPFVSTGNASIQTEHVAGVPIAPSSLIVPPSYLPHSQVTALHPFVMHQQGVPNSVASHVPQSHVGHFHPVPSMSPVQQWQNHQSVSEGSQVPVQEHSSPSQTDQHLMRSDAKFSYEMSVNGKTLHRDYLDAHIQQGEEAQTMIFSATSETQSVDKGQLVASHQDQSMQQISSQFSDALQLNSFEPNGEIKEQNSVTLSNNGPDDQVLLAEQASSAAIASSVTSHSVNHNEMIQNNSTDSVLSEVFTSSALTASTIAKTSEITLLDGKSLLACIVRTIPAGGRIRISSTLPNRLGKMLAPLHWHDYKRKYGKLDDFVASHPELFLIEGDYIQLREGAQKMVAATAAVAKVAAAAAAASTPYSSYMSTVAVTPMAQSHRMKKAPSNLGDDPLKMSVMQRQQTNGALSVAGGLSNVKILSKSKVSREMDGPESRVVQSSVQLPVGNGGSIDKSSMSSAQISGSANGRLVSSFASKQQTRATGAVYPSQR encoded by the exons ATGGAGGCCACGGCTGCCGTTGCCACTGCCGCCGCCGTGCGCGGTGCCTCGCTCCAGATGCCGCCTCCTTCGCGCAAAGAGTGGCGCGCTGTCGCCGAGCACCATCATTCTGCCCGAAACCCCGACGACGAG GAGTTAGACAATGCCAAACTAGGGCAATCAGACGAGAGAACCATATATGAG GTGCAGCAAGGAAGAGagcctcttgatgttgatttttgttcaataaCAGTGGATGGAGCTCTAGACAATGATATTTTGCAGCAACAGCTACATAATGTTGTTAGACAAAGACAAGAACTACTGCAAATGGAGATTGAACTAAAGGCTCAAATGATTGCTAGAACTGAGATAATGGAAATGCGAAACACCTTTGATGCTCAACTCAAGGACCAT GAGCAACTTTGTGAAAGGGAGCAGACAATTCATGAGCTTGAAaggaaaatagaagagaaagaCAGAGAGCTGCATTCTATTAAATTAGACAATGAAGCA GCATGGGCAAAACAAGACCTTCTCCGTGAGCAAAACAAAGAACTTGCAACATTCAG AATGGAGCGCGATCATTCAGAAGCTGAAAGAGCTCAGCATATAAAACAAATACACGATCAGCAAGAAcatattcaagaaaaagataggCAACTTAATGAGTTGCAGGAACAA CATAGGGTTGCTCAGGAGACCATTATGTTTAAAGATGAGCAGTTCAGAGAAGCCCAAGCATGGATAGCTCGTGTTCGTGAGATGGATGTTTTTCAATCAACAACAAATCAAACATTACAAGCTGAATTGAGAGAGCGCACAGAGCAATATAATCAGCTCTGGATGGGTTTTCAGAGACAG TTTGCAGAAATGGAAAGAGTTCATTTGCATGCTATTCAGCAACTACAGCTTGAACTGGCTGATGCAAGAGAGCGGAGTGGAACTTTCAATGATGATTCAAGAATGTcccaaattaattcaaaaaataatgtaaCTCAGTTTGGACAGGAAAATGGAAGCCAATTTGACTTGAATGGAAGCAATGCTTCGGGTGGAAATAATGGTCTCCTTCCAAGTGAAAGCACTGCTAATGATGGACCATTTGTATCTACAGGCAATGCATCAATCCAG ACTGAACATGTTGCTGGTGTTCCTATTGCTCCATCATCTCTAATTGTCCCACCTTCATACCTCCCACACAGCCAAGTAACTGCATTGCATCCATTTGTTATGCATCAACAAGGAGTTCCCAATTCAGTTGCATCACATGTTCCTCAATCACATGTTGGGCATTTTCACCCAGTGCCGTCAATGTCACCTGTGCAGCAGTGGCAAAATCATCAG TCTGTGTCAGAGGGTTCACAGGTACCTGTACAGGAACATTCTTCACCATCTCAAACTGATCAACATTTGATGAGATCAGATGCTAAGTTTAGCTATGAAATGTCTGTTAATGGGAAAACTCTTCATAGAGACTATCTGGATGCTCACATCCAGCAAGGTGAGGAGGCACAAACCATGATTTTTTCAGCTACCAGTGAAACACAG TCAGTGGATAAGGGTCAACTTGTTGCTTCCCATCAAGATCAAAGCATgcaacaaatttcttcacagTTCTCTGATGCTTTACAATTGAACTCTTTTGAACCAAATGGTGAAATCAAG GAGCAGAATTCTGTGACATTATCTAATAATGGACCTGACGACCAAGTTTTATTGGCTGAGCAAGCGAGTTCTGCTGCAATTGCATCATCTGTCACAAGCCATTCAGTTAATCATAATGAAATGATTCAGAACAATTCTACTGATTCTGTTTTGTCTGAAGTGTTCACCTCTTCTGCGTTGACAGCTTCAACAATTGCAAAGACATCAGAGATTACTCTCCTCGATGGAAAATCATTATTAGCTTGTATTGTTCGCACTATTCCAGCTGGTGGCCGAATTCGAATTAGTTCAACG CTCCCTAATAGGCTGGGCAAGATGCTTGCACCTCTACATTGGCACGATTACAAAAGGAAGTATGGGAAGCTGGATGATTTTGTGGCTAGCCATCCTGAA TTATTCTTGATTGAGGGTGACTATATTCAGCTCCGTGAAGGTGCACAGAAAATGGTTGCTGCAACTGCAGCAGTTGCCAaagttgctgctgctgctgctgctgcatcAACTCCTTATTCTTCATACATGTCCACTGTGGCTGTTACACCAATGGCTCAATCTCATCGCATGAAAAAGGCTCCTTCAAATCTGGGGGATGATCCTTTAAAAATGTCAGTTATGCAGCGTCAGCAAACTAATGGTGCACTCAGTGTTGCTGGTGGTCTTTCAAATGTCAAAATTTTGAGTAAATCTAAGGTTTCTCGGGAAATGGACGGCCCTGAAAGTAGGGTTGTGCAGTCTTCTGTACAATTACCTGTTGGCAATGGTGGAAGCATTGACAAATCAAGTATGAGCAGTGCCCAAATCTCAGGCTCAGCAAATGGAAGGCTAGTCTCAAGCTTTGCTTCTAAACAGCAGACCAG GGCAACTGGTGCTGTGTACCCTTCTCAAAGATA
- the LOC100792159 gene encoding uncharacterized protein isoform X11 — protein sequence MEATAAVATAAAVRGASLQMPPPSRKEWRAVAEHHHSARNPDDEELDNAKLGQSDERTIYEQGREPLDVDFCSITVDGALDNDILQQQLHNVVRQRQELLQMEIELKAQMIARTEIMEMRNTFDAQLKDHEQLCEREQTIHELERKIEEKDRELHSIKLDNEAAWAKQDLLREQNKELATFRMERDHSEAERAQHIKQIHDQQEHIQEKDRQLNELQEQHRVAQETIMFKDEQFREAQAWIARVREMDVFQSTTNQTLQAELRERTEQYNQLWMGFQRQFAEMERVHLHAIQQLQLELADARERSGTFNDDSRMSQINSKNNVTQFGQENGSQFDLNGSNASGGNNGLLPSESTANDGPFVSTGNASIQTEHVAGVPIAPSSLIVPPSYLPHSQVTALHPFVMHQQGVPNSVASHVPQSHVGHFHPVPSMSPVQQWQNHQSVSEGSQVPVQEHSSPSQTDQHLMRSDAKFSYEMSVNGKTLHRDYLDAHIQQGEEAQTMIFSATSETQSVDKGQLVASHQDQSMQQISSQFSDALQLNSFEPNGEIKEQNSVTLSNNGPDDQVLLAEQASSAAIASSVTSHSVNHNEMIQNNSTDSVLSEVFTSSALTASTIAKTSEITLLDGKSLLACIVRTIPAGGRIRISSTLPNRLGKMLAPLHWHDYKRKYGKLDDFVASHPELFLIEGDYIQLREGAQKMVAATAAVAKVAAAAAAASTPYSSYMSTVAVTPMAQSHRMKKAPSNLGDDPLKMSVMQRQQTNGALSVAGGLSNVKILSKSKVSREMDGPESRVVQSSVQLPVGNGGSIDKSSMSSAQISGSANGRLVSSFASKQQTRATGAVYPSQR from the exons ATGGAGGCCACGGCTGCCGTTGCCACTGCCGCCGCCGTGCGCGGTGCCTCGCTCCAGATGCCGCCTCCTTCGCGCAAAGAGTGGCGCGCTGTCGCCGAGCACCATCATTCTGCCCGAAACCCCGACGACGAG GAGTTAGACAATGCCAAACTAGGGCAATCAGACGAGAGAACCATATATGAG CAAGGAAGAGagcctcttgatgttgatttttgttcaataaCAGTGGATGGAGCTCTAGACAATGATATTTTGCAGCAACAGCTACATAATGTTGTTAGACAAAGACAAGAACTACTGCAAATGGAGATTGAACTAAAGGCTCAAATGATTGCTAGAACTGAGATAATGGAAATGCGAAACACCTTTGATGCTCAACTCAAGGACCAT GAGCAACTTTGTGAAAGGGAGCAGACAATTCATGAGCTTGAAaggaaaatagaagagaaagaCAGAGAGCTGCATTCTATTAAATTAGACAATGAAGCA GCATGGGCAAAACAAGACCTTCTCCGTGAGCAAAACAAAGAACTTGCAACATTCAG AATGGAGCGCGATCATTCAGAAGCTGAAAGAGCTCAGCATATAAAACAAATACACGATCAGCAAGAAcatattcaagaaaaagataggCAACTTAATGAGTTGCAGGAACAA CATAGGGTTGCTCAGGAGACCATTATGTTTAAAGATGAGCAGTTCAGAGAAGCCCAAGCATGGATAGCTCGTGTTCGTGAGATGGATGTTTTTCAATCAACAACAAATCAAACATTACAAGCTGAATTGAGAGAGCGCACAGAGCAATATAATCAGCTCTGGATGGGTTTTCAGAGACAG TTTGCAGAAATGGAAAGAGTTCATTTGCATGCTATTCAGCAACTACAGCTTGAACTGGCTGATGCAAGAGAGCGGAGTGGAACTTTCAATGATGATTCAAGAATGTcccaaattaattcaaaaaataatgtaaCTCAGTTTGGACAGGAAAATGGAAGCCAATTTGACTTGAATGGAAGCAATGCTTCGGGTGGAAATAATGGTCTCCTTCCAAGTGAAAGCACTGCTAATGATGGACCATTTGTATCTACAGGCAATGCATCAATCCAG ACTGAACATGTTGCTGGTGTTCCTATTGCTCCATCATCTCTAATTGTCCCACCTTCATACCTCCCACACAGCCAAGTAACTGCATTGCATCCATTTGTTATGCATCAACAAGGAGTTCCCAATTCAGTTGCATCACATGTTCCTCAATCACATGTTGGGCATTTTCACCCAGTGCCGTCAATGTCACCTGTGCAGCAGTGGCAAAATCATCAG TCTGTGTCAGAGGGTTCACAGGTACCTGTACAGGAACATTCTTCACCATCTCAAACTGATCAACATTTGATGAGATCAGATGCTAAGTTTAGCTATGAAATGTCTGTTAATGGGAAAACTCTTCATAGAGACTATCTGGATGCTCACATCCAGCAAGGTGAGGAGGCACAAACCATGATTTTTTCAGCTACCAGTGAAACACAG TCAGTGGATAAGGGTCAACTTGTTGCTTCCCATCAAGATCAAAGCATgcaacaaatttcttcacagTTCTCTGATGCTTTACAATTGAACTCTTTTGAACCAAATGGTGAAATCAAG GAGCAGAATTCTGTGACATTATCTAATAATGGACCTGACGACCAAGTTTTATTGGCTGAGCAAGCGAGTTCTGCTGCAATTGCATCATCTGTCACAAGCCATTCAGTTAATCATAATGAAATGATTCAGAACAATTCTACTGATTCTGTTTTGTCTGAAGTGTTCACCTCTTCTGCGTTGACAGCTTCAACAATTGCAAAGACATCAGAGATTACTCTCCTCGATGGAAAATCATTATTAGCTTGTATTGTTCGCACTATTCCAGCTGGTGGCCGAATTCGAATTAGTTCAACG CTCCCTAATAGGCTGGGCAAGATGCTTGCACCTCTACATTGGCACGATTACAAAAGGAAGTATGGGAAGCTGGATGATTTTGTGGCTAGCCATCCTGAA TTATTCTTGATTGAGGGTGACTATATTCAGCTCCGTGAAGGTGCACAGAAAATGGTTGCTGCAACTGCAGCAGTTGCCAaagttgctgctgctgctgctgctgcatcAACTCCTTATTCTTCATACATGTCCACTGTGGCTGTTACACCAATGGCTCAATCTCATCGCATGAAAAAGGCTCCTTCAAATCTGGGGGATGATCCTTTAAAAATGTCAGTTATGCAGCGTCAGCAAACTAATGGTGCACTCAGTGTTGCTGGTGGTCTTTCAAATGTCAAAATTTTGAGTAAATCTAAGGTTTCTCGGGAAATGGACGGCCCTGAAAGTAGGGTTGTGCAGTCTTCTGTACAATTACCTGTTGGCAATGGTGGAAGCATTGACAAATCAAGTATGAGCAGTGCCCAAATCTCAGGCTCAGCAAATGGAAGGCTAGTCTCAAGCTTTGCTTCTAAACAGCAGACCAG GGCAACTGGTGCTGTGTACCCTTCTCAAAGATA
- the LOC100792159 gene encoding uncharacterized protein isoform X1 yields MEATAAVATAAAVRGASLQMPPPSRKEWRAVAEHHHSARNPDDEELDNAKLGQSDERTIYEVQQGREPLDVDFCSITVDGALDNDILQQQLHNVVRQRQELLQMEIELKAQMIARTEIMEMRNTFDAQLKDHVSNANKFQEQLCEREQTIHELERKIEEKDRELHSIKLDNEAAWAKQDLLREQNKELATFRMERDHSEAERAQHIKQIHDQQEHIQEKDRQLNELQEQHRVAQETIMFKDEQFREAQAWIARVREMDVFQSTTNQTLQAELRERTEQYNQLWMGFQRQFAEMERVHLHAIQQLQLELADARERSGTFNDDSRMSQINSKNNVTQFGQENGSQFDLNGSNASGGNNGLLPSESTANDGPFVSTGNASIQTEHVAGVPIAPSSLIVPPSYLPHSQVTALHPFVMHQQGVPNSVASHVPQSHVGHFHPVPSMSPVQQWQNHQSVSEGSQVPVQEHSSPSQTDQHLMRSDAKFSYEMSVNGKTLHRDYLDAHIQQGEEAQTMIFSATSETQVSQSVDKGQLVASHQDQSMQQISSQFSDALQLNSFEPNGEIKEQNSVTLSNNGPDDQVLLAEQASSAAIASSVTSHSVNHNEMIQNNSTDSVLSEVFTSSALTASTIAKTSEITLLDGKSLLACIVRTIPAGGRIRISSTLPNRLGKMLAPLHWHDYKRKYGKLDDFVASHPELFLIEGDYIQLREGAQKMVAATAAVAKVAAAAAAASTPYSSYMSTVAVTPMAQSHRMKKAPSNLGDDPLKMSVMQRQQTNGALSVAGGLSNVKILSKSKVSREMDGPESRVVQSSVQLPVGNGGSIDKSSMSSAQISGSANGRLVSSFASKQQTRATGAVYPSQR; encoded by the exons ATGGAGGCCACGGCTGCCGTTGCCACTGCCGCCGCCGTGCGCGGTGCCTCGCTCCAGATGCCGCCTCCTTCGCGCAAAGAGTGGCGCGCTGTCGCCGAGCACCATCATTCTGCCCGAAACCCCGACGACGAG GAGTTAGACAATGCCAAACTAGGGCAATCAGACGAGAGAACCATATATGAG GTGCAGCAAGGAAGAGagcctcttgatgttgatttttgttcaataaCAGTGGATGGAGCTCTAGACAATGATATTTTGCAGCAACAGCTACATAATGTTGTTAGACAAAGACAAGAACTACTGCAAATGGAGATTGAACTAAAGGCTCAAATGATTGCTAGAACTGAGATAATGGAAATGCGAAACACCTTTGATGCTCAACTCAAGGACCATGTTAGTAATGCCAACAAGTTTCAG GAGCAACTTTGTGAAAGGGAGCAGACAATTCATGAGCTTGAAaggaaaatagaagagaaagaCAGAGAGCTGCATTCTATTAAATTAGACAATGAAGCA GCATGGGCAAAACAAGACCTTCTCCGTGAGCAAAACAAAGAACTTGCAACATTCAG AATGGAGCGCGATCATTCAGAAGCTGAAAGAGCTCAGCATATAAAACAAATACACGATCAGCAAGAAcatattcaagaaaaagataggCAACTTAATGAGTTGCAGGAACAA CATAGGGTTGCTCAGGAGACCATTATGTTTAAAGATGAGCAGTTCAGAGAAGCCCAAGCATGGATAGCTCGTGTTCGTGAGATGGATGTTTTTCAATCAACAACAAATCAAACATTACAAGCTGAATTGAGAGAGCGCACAGAGCAATATAATCAGCTCTGGATGGGTTTTCAGAGACAG TTTGCAGAAATGGAAAGAGTTCATTTGCATGCTATTCAGCAACTACAGCTTGAACTGGCTGATGCAAGAGAGCGGAGTGGAACTTTCAATGATGATTCAAGAATGTcccaaattaattcaaaaaataatgtaaCTCAGTTTGGACAGGAAAATGGAAGCCAATTTGACTTGAATGGAAGCAATGCTTCGGGTGGAAATAATGGTCTCCTTCCAAGTGAAAGCACTGCTAATGATGGACCATTTGTATCTACAGGCAATGCATCAATCCAG ACTGAACATGTTGCTGGTGTTCCTATTGCTCCATCATCTCTAATTGTCCCACCTTCATACCTCCCACACAGCCAAGTAACTGCATTGCATCCATTTGTTATGCATCAACAAGGAGTTCCCAATTCAGTTGCATCACATGTTCCTCAATCACATGTTGGGCATTTTCACCCAGTGCCGTCAATGTCACCTGTGCAGCAGTGGCAAAATCATCAG TCTGTGTCAGAGGGTTCACAGGTACCTGTACAGGAACATTCTTCACCATCTCAAACTGATCAACATTTGATGAGATCAGATGCTAAGTTTAGCTATGAAATGTCTGTTAATGGGAAAACTCTTCATAGAGACTATCTGGATGCTCACATCCAGCAAGGTGAGGAGGCACAAACCATGATTTTTTCAGCTACCAGTGAAACACAG GTTTCTCAGTCAGTGGATAAGGGTCAACTTGTTGCTTCCCATCAAGATCAAAGCATgcaacaaatttcttcacagTTCTCTGATGCTTTACAATTGAACTCTTTTGAACCAAATGGTGAAATCAAG GAGCAGAATTCTGTGACATTATCTAATAATGGACCTGACGACCAAGTTTTATTGGCTGAGCAAGCGAGTTCTGCTGCAATTGCATCATCTGTCACAAGCCATTCAGTTAATCATAATGAAATGATTCAGAACAATTCTACTGATTCTGTTTTGTCTGAAGTGTTCACCTCTTCTGCGTTGACAGCTTCAACAATTGCAAAGACATCAGAGATTACTCTCCTCGATGGAAAATCATTATTAGCTTGTATTGTTCGCACTATTCCAGCTGGTGGCCGAATTCGAATTAGTTCAACG CTCCCTAATAGGCTGGGCAAGATGCTTGCACCTCTACATTGGCACGATTACAAAAGGAAGTATGGGAAGCTGGATGATTTTGTGGCTAGCCATCCTGAA TTATTCTTGATTGAGGGTGACTATATTCAGCTCCGTGAAGGTGCACAGAAAATGGTTGCTGCAACTGCAGCAGTTGCCAaagttgctgctgctgctgctgctgcatcAACTCCTTATTCTTCATACATGTCCACTGTGGCTGTTACACCAATGGCTCAATCTCATCGCATGAAAAAGGCTCCTTCAAATCTGGGGGATGATCCTTTAAAAATGTCAGTTATGCAGCGTCAGCAAACTAATGGTGCACTCAGTGTTGCTGGTGGTCTTTCAAATGTCAAAATTTTGAGTAAATCTAAGGTTTCTCGGGAAATGGACGGCCCTGAAAGTAGGGTTGTGCAGTCTTCTGTACAATTACCTGTTGGCAATGGTGGAAGCATTGACAAATCAAGTATGAGCAGTGCCCAAATCTCAGGCTCAGCAAATGGAAGGCTAGTCTCAAGCTTTGCTTCTAAACAGCAGACCAG GGCAACTGGTGCTGTGTACCCTTCTCAAAGATA